From a region of the Phragmites australis chromosome 21, lpPhrAust1.1, whole genome shotgun sequence genome:
- the LOC133904067 gene encoding BTB/POZ and MATH domain-containing protein 4-like translates to MPTLDSASAIVGGNVTGRRLLHVDRYSQRKELPNGQCVKSPTFRVGDCSWCICYFPNGARSSCADYISIFIALEARVAEPVKARARFSLLDPAAKPEEFLEASEHLVAGRFTISCDVSVCNTFRTENRATPPSDLQRHFGDLLVDKEGADVTFQVAGETFSAHRCVLAARSPVFKAELFDATREGTATGLRMRIDNMEAQVFKILLHFIYTDSGRVSWPCSRCPPSPVNRNSK, encoded by the exons ATGCCGACGTTGGATTCCGCCTCGGCCATCGTCGGGGGCAACGTGACCGGGCGCCGCCTGCTCCACGTCGATCGCTACTCGCAGAGAAAGGAGCTCCCCAATGGCCAGTGCGTCAAGTCTCCTACTTTCAGGGTCGGGGATTGCTCCTGGTGCATCTGCTACTTCCCCAATGGCGCCCGTTCCTCTTGCGCCGACTACATATCAATCTTCATTGCTCTCGAAGCCAGAGTCGCCGAGCCTGTCAAGGCACGAGCAAGGTTTAGTTTGCTCGATCCGGCGGCGAAACCG GAGGAGTTTCTGGAGGCGTCGGAGCATCTAGTGGCCGGCCGCTTCACAATCAGTTGTGATGTCTCCGTTTGCAACACATTCCGCACGGAGAACAGAGCAACTCCGCCGTCTGACCTGCAACGTCATTTCGGTGACCTCCTCGTGGACAAAGAGGGCGCCGATGTCACGTTCCAAGTCGCCGGTGAGACGTTCAGCGCCCACAGATGTGTTCTTGCAGCTCGGTCGCCGGTCTTCAAGGCCGAGCTCTTTGACGCGACAAGAGAGGGCACTGCCACAGGGCTTCGCATGCGGATTGATAATATGGAGGCTCAGGTGTTCAAGATCCTGCTACATTTCATATACACCGATTCCGGCCGGGTTTCCTGGCCCTGCAGCCGCTGCCCGCCGTCCCCGGTGAACCGGAATAGTAAGTAG